A window of Clavibacter michiganensis contains these coding sequences:
- a CDS encoding DUF2207 domain-containing protein — translation MRERAGIRAGRAARIRLAVVAALLTALAIPLGLAAPAHADVDDFSFRSFDAVYRLSADADGRSVLRTTETLVAEFPDRDQNRGIRRELVRDYDGHPTGIRVLSVTDGEGVPRGFDSDSDDGALVLTIADDDAYVRGEQTYVIEYEQHDVTRAYADTAADEFYWDVNGLGWAQPFGRVTATVEIAPGLLPRLTGGADAAAGPAGADGPADMQRTDAGFTATAEGLGPRENLSFSIGFEPGTFTPRDSSFLAAPWPSLSLAGALLALAAAAGALVLRRRRLSDAPGRGTIVAQYDPPEGVGVLVSSVISGNAARATTALLLDLAVRGAVRILERDGGREKPTYSLELVDPSRVTDPDERRFVAAVFGDGAGMGAVKDLARTDAKATARIRELMAAVTKRTVADGLRKPLPTGTIALLLVAASLGMVAAVVFAVLSLVDAYGGPVVIAFLVAGVLATAVTILALVKHPLTERGMALRDHLAGLREFIRLAEADRIRMLQSPEGAERRDLPRDDRDALRLTEELLPYAAMSGQEEEWADELGRRYEHARDRPGWYAGQTPFSPAVFAASLGSVSSSMHGTYSGSSSSGGSTGGATSGGGGGGGGGGGV, via the coding sequence GTGCGTGAGCGCGCGGGGATCCGCGCCGGCCGCGCCGCCCGGATCCGCCTCGCGGTCGTCGCCGCGCTGCTGACAGCGCTCGCCATCCCGCTCGGCCTCGCCGCCCCGGCGCACGCCGACGTGGACGACTTCTCCTTCCGGTCGTTCGACGCCGTCTACCGGCTGTCGGCGGACGCGGACGGCCGCTCGGTGCTCCGCACCACCGAGACGCTCGTGGCGGAGTTCCCCGACCGGGACCAGAACCGCGGGATCCGCCGCGAGCTCGTGCGCGACTACGACGGCCACCCGACGGGCATCCGCGTGCTGTCCGTGACCGACGGCGAGGGCGTCCCGCGTGGGTTCGACTCCGACTCGGACGACGGCGCGCTCGTGCTCACCATCGCCGACGACGACGCGTACGTGCGCGGCGAGCAGACCTACGTCATCGAGTACGAGCAGCACGACGTGACCCGCGCGTACGCGGACACGGCGGCCGACGAGTTCTACTGGGACGTCAACGGGCTCGGCTGGGCGCAGCCGTTCGGGCGGGTGACGGCGACCGTCGAGATCGCGCCCGGGCTCCTCCCGCGGCTGACCGGCGGGGCGGACGCGGCGGCCGGCCCCGCGGGCGCTGACGGCCCGGCGGACATGCAGCGCACGGACGCCGGCTTCACGGCCACCGCGGAGGGCCTCGGTCCGCGCGAGAACCTGAGCTTCAGCATCGGGTTCGAGCCCGGGACGTTCACGCCGCGGGACTCGTCGTTCCTCGCCGCGCCCTGGCCGAGCCTGTCGCTCGCGGGCGCGCTGCTGGCGCTGGCCGCCGCCGCGGGCGCCCTCGTGCTGCGACGCCGGCGCCTGTCGGACGCGCCCGGCCGCGGCACGATCGTCGCCCAGTACGACCCGCCCGAGGGCGTCGGCGTGCTGGTCTCCTCCGTCATCTCGGGGAACGCGGCGCGCGCGACCACCGCGCTCCTACTCGACCTCGCGGTGCGCGGGGCGGTGCGGATCCTAGAGCGGGACGGCGGCCGGGAGAAGCCGACGTACTCGCTGGAGCTCGTGGATCCGTCGCGCGTCACCGACCCCGACGAGCGGCGCTTCGTGGCGGCCGTCTTCGGCGACGGCGCGGGCATGGGGGCCGTGAAGGACCTGGCGCGTACCGACGCGAAGGCGACCGCGCGGATCCGCGAGCTGATGGCCGCCGTCACGAAGCGCACGGTCGCGGACGGCCTCCGGAAGCCGCTGCCGACGGGCACGATCGCGCTGCTGCTGGTCGCCGCGTCGCTCGGCATGGTCGCCGCGGTCGTCTTCGCCGTGCTGTCGCTGGTGGACGCGTACGGCGGGCCGGTCGTGATCGCGTTCCTCGTCGCGGGCGTGCTCGCGACGGCGGTGACGATCCTGGCGCTGGTGAAGCACCCGCTCACCGAGCGCGGCATGGCCCTCCGCGACCACCTCGCGGGGCTCCGCGAGTTCATCCGGCTGGCCGAGGCCGACCGGATCCGCATGCTGCAGTCGCCCGAGGGCGCCGAGCGGCGGGACCTCCCGCGCGACGACCGCGACGCGCTGCGCCTCACCGAGGAGCTGCTGCCGTACGCCGCGATGTCCGGCCAGGAGGAGGAGTGGGCCGACGAGCTCGGCCGCCGCTACGAGCACGCGCGGGACCGGCCGGGCTGGTACGCCGGGCAGACGCCGTTCTCGCCCGCCGTGTTCGCGGCGAGCCTCGGGTCGGTGTCGTCGAGCATGCACGGGACGTACTCCGGCTCGAGCTCGAGCGGCGGATCCACGGGAGGCGCGACCTCCGGCGGCGGCGGCGGAGGTGGCGGGGGCGGCGGGGTCTGA
- a CDS encoding phage holin family protein → MTDDDSSSRGGWLGGSFAQKAIDPLLRAVRAEIDSAKREIGERARSARSGAIMLGAGVALALVSLGLLAAVIVALLLLALPLWAATLITLALFGIATAVVVRVGIARLSRGVPPVPSDTLHHARDRMRPGDRGTGDGGSDGPTGPAASAPSDG, encoded by the coding sequence ATGACCGACGACGACAGCTCCTCCCGCGGCGGCTGGCTGGGCGGATCCTTCGCCCAGAAGGCCATCGACCCCCTGCTCCGCGCGGTGCGCGCCGAGATCGACTCCGCGAAGCGCGAGATCGGCGAGCGCGCCCGGTCCGCCCGCTCGGGCGCCATCATGCTCGGCGCGGGCGTGGCGCTCGCCCTCGTCTCGCTGGGGCTCCTCGCCGCGGTGATCGTGGCGCTCCTGCTGCTCGCGCTGCCGCTGTGGGCGGCGACGCTCATCACGCTGGCGCTCTTCGGGATCGCCACCGCGGTCGTCGTGCGTGTCGGCATCGCGCGGCTGTCGCGCGGCGTGCCGCCCGTGCCGTCGGACACGCTGCACCACGCGCGCGACCGCATGCGCCCGGGCGACCGGGGCACCGGCGACGGCGGATCCGACGGGCCGACCGGCCCCGCGGCATCGGCGCCCTCCGACGGCTGA
- a CDS encoding Asp23/Gls24 family envelope stress response protein — translation MSSITPTSASTGVTGTGTTGGKNTIADGVIEKVAGIAARQVAGVHDLGNGAARAVGAIRNVIGQQDRGQGISVEVGETQVAVDVTLIAEYPVDLQQVADDVRSAITDAIDQVVGMEVTEVNVTITDVNLPSDKSSDDDAAEKRVQ, via the coding sequence ATGTCGAGCATCACCCCCACGTCCGCGTCCACCGGCGTCACCGGCACCGGGACCACCGGCGGCAAGAACACCATCGCCGACGGCGTCATCGAGAAGGTCGCCGGCATCGCGGCCCGCCAGGTGGCCGGCGTGCACGACCTCGGCAACGGCGCGGCCCGTGCCGTCGGCGCGATCCGCAACGTCATCGGCCAGCAGGACCGCGGCCAGGGCATCTCCGTCGAGGTCGGCGAGACCCAGGTCGCCGTCGACGTCACGCTCATCGCCGAGTACCCGGTCGACCTGCAGCAGGTCGCCGACGACGTGCGCTCCGCCATCACCGACGCCATCGACCAGGTCGTCGGCATGGAGGTCACCGAGGTCAACGTCACGATCACCGACGTGAACCTCCCGTCCGACAAGTCGTCCGACGACGACGCGGCCGAGAAGCGCGTCCAGTGA
- a CDS encoding ferritin-like domain-containing protein — translation MFDKKFISQAIDRSAQSPLDRRRFFSAAGVAGLGVGAAALIPATGAQAADAQAEADAGAVTDAAVLNFALNLEYLEAEFYLRAVTGNGLVPNDTTGVGTLGAVTGGRAVQFQDYAIRQYAYEIAQDEKAHVKFLRAALGSARVARPAIDLDAAFTAAARAAGLISGTQTFDAFANQENFLLASFIFEDVGVTAYKGAAPLITNKTYLEAAAGILAVEAYHAGIIRSQLFARGLAAPANAISNARDSLDGRTDLDQGITVAGGANLVPTDANSIAFSRTTGQVLNIVYLNSKAVNRGGFYPAGINGSITTSAAN, via the coding sequence ATGTTCGACAAGAAGTTCATCAGCCAGGCCATCGACCGGAGCGCGCAGTCGCCCCTGGATCGCCGTCGTTTCTTCAGCGCCGCGGGCGTCGCGGGTCTCGGCGTCGGCGCCGCGGCCCTCATCCCCGCGACCGGAGCCCAGGCCGCCGACGCGCAGGCGGAGGCCGACGCAGGAGCCGTCACGGACGCCGCCGTCCTCAACTTCGCGCTCAACCTCGAGTACCTCGAGGCCGAGTTCTACCTCCGCGCCGTGACCGGCAACGGCCTCGTCCCGAACGACACCACGGGCGTCGGCACCCTGGGCGCCGTGACCGGCGGCCGCGCGGTCCAGTTCCAGGACTACGCGATCCGCCAGTACGCGTACGAGATCGCGCAGGACGAGAAGGCGCACGTCAAGTTCCTGCGCGCCGCCCTCGGCTCCGCGCGGGTCGCGCGTCCCGCGATCGACCTGGACGCCGCCTTCACGGCCGCGGCCCGCGCCGCCGGCCTCATCAGCGGCACCCAGACGTTCGACGCGTTCGCCAACCAGGAGAACTTCCTGCTGGCCTCCTTCATCTTCGAGGACGTCGGAGTGACCGCGTACAAGGGCGCCGCGCCGCTCATCACGAACAAGACCTACCTCGAGGCCGCCGCCGGCATCCTCGCGGTCGAGGCGTACCACGCGGGCATCATCCGCTCGCAGCTGTTCGCCCGCGGCCTGGCGGCACCCGCCAACGCCATCTCGAACGCGCGCGACTCGCTCGACGGGCGCACCGACCTCGACCAGGGCATCACGGTCGCCGGCGGGGCGAACCTCGTGCCCACGGATGCGAACAGCATCGCGTTCAGCCGCACGACCGGCCAGGTGCTCAACATCGTGTACCTGAACAGCAAGGCCGTGAACCGCGGCGGGTTCTACCCGGCCGGCATCAACGGCAGCATCACCACGAGCGCCGCGAACTAG
- a CDS encoding DUF2273 domain-containing protein has protein sequence MTPTVTGLLVGAVLALSGLAFGFGGFLLVLIFMAVGFGVGRVLEGKLDVRGLADALRGRRSS, from the coding sequence GTGACCCCCACCGTCACGGGCCTCCTCGTCGGCGCGGTCCTCGCGCTCTCCGGGCTCGCGTTCGGCTTCGGCGGCTTCCTCCTCGTCCTGATCTTCATGGCCGTGGGCTTCGGCGTCGGCCGCGTCCTCGAGGGCAAGCTGGACGTCCGCGGCCTCGCCGACGCCCTCCGCGGGCGCCGGTCGTCGTGA
- a CDS encoding glycoside hydrolase domain-containing protein encodes MNQARRSVLSRRSVLGGALAAVPVALVAAGPAHADEATTPATPIPEVPLASNGRPVVRDIQEQLVARYGARTGFPAVTTDGVWTGDSHKALIHALQLEMGIDEATANGVMGPLTRTTLQKQATLTVGSADTTGYLVHLLQASLVVMSTWDGPVDGTFSAEQGVRISQFQRTVALPETGLGDYRTWAALLASNGDPTRPGNAADGITVITAERAKTLKDAGYTIVGRYLTNSDIPDPLEKRIQDGELDAIFAGGLKVFPIFQEGGTDTTYFSYDLGVRAAGRADDAARRLGFLPGTPIYYAVDFDATGDEVETYLEPYFRGIHAELKRRGSAYRVGVYAGRRICRTLAAAHLTELSYVADMSTGWGANLGVKIPENWAFDQILEHTIGTGDGAIGIDTNVVSGRDAGQSRVEPRG; translated from the coding sequence ATGAACCAGGCCCGACGCTCCGTCCTGTCCCGACGCTCCGTCCTGGGCGGCGCACTCGCCGCCGTCCCCGTCGCCCTCGTCGCCGCGGGTCCCGCGCACGCCGACGAGGCCACGACCCCCGCGACCCCGATCCCCGAGGTCCCGCTCGCGTCGAACGGCCGCCCGGTCGTCCGCGACATCCAGGAGCAGCTCGTCGCGCGCTACGGCGCCCGCACGGGCTTCCCCGCCGTCACCACCGACGGCGTGTGGACCGGCGACTCCCACAAGGCCCTCATCCACGCGCTCCAGCTGGAGATGGGCATCGACGAGGCCACCGCCAACGGCGTGATGGGCCCGCTCACCCGCACGACGCTCCAGAAGCAGGCGACCCTCACCGTGGGATCCGCCGACACCACCGGCTACCTCGTGCACCTGCTCCAGGCGTCGCTCGTGGTCATGAGCACGTGGGACGGGCCGGTCGACGGCACCTTCTCCGCCGAGCAGGGCGTGCGCATCTCCCAGTTCCAGCGCACGGTGGCGCTCCCCGAGACCGGCCTCGGCGACTACCGCACGTGGGCGGCGCTCCTCGCGAGCAACGGCGACCCGACGCGGCCGGGCAACGCGGCCGACGGCATCACCGTCATCACCGCCGAGCGCGCCAAAACGCTGAAGGACGCCGGCTACACCATCGTCGGGCGCTACCTCACGAACTCCGACATCCCCGACCCGCTGGAGAAGCGCATCCAGGACGGCGAGCTCGACGCGATCTTCGCGGGCGGCCTCAAGGTCTTCCCGATCTTCCAGGAGGGCGGGACCGACACCACGTACTTCTCGTACGACCTCGGTGTGCGGGCGGCCGGCCGGGCCGACGATGCGGCCCGCCGCCTCGGCTTCCTGCCGGGCACGCCCATCTACTACGCGGTCGACTTCGACGCGACGGGCGACGAGGTCGAGACGTACCTCGAGCCGTACTTCCGCGGGATCCACGCGGAGCTGAAGCGCCGCGGCAGCGCCTACCGCGTGGGCGTCTACGCCGGCCGCCGCATCTGCCGCACCCTCGCCGCCGCGCACCTCACCGAGCTCAGCTACGTGGCCGACATGTCCACCGGCTGGGGCGCGAACCTGGGCGTCAAGATCCCGGAGAACTGGGCGTTCGACCAGATCCTCGAGCACACGATCGGCACGGGCGACGGCGCGATCGGCATCGACACGAACGTCGTCTCCGGTCGCGACGCGGGCCAGAGCCGGGTCGAGCCGCGCGGCTGA
- a CDS encoding helix-turn-helix transcriptional regulator → MSTASAPDGRHRESSPLHALPALDPERAGGIGLPGTPRSAPAARAHDADATVDTIAPHEGGGRPDERDADLAEWAAESPSPALRRGHMAGTDIDEAVARYGALFPGTEFRAAKGPGDFSYRYSFVGDENVTLRSSVFPAEHWGRLPVLPDYVVAWWREGSGAVDVGSHEVRSSGTRPFLLPSGRSFSFRSEPAVQNLVHIDATFLEETAAELHEGRSRPLVFDHTRPPSPEQTTAWRHAVGEASPVLQDATSSPLLRMQAGLLVARATLELFPWHDVPFSAEMRAPRMSAVRAAIEYLHHHADRPITPADAARAAGISTRVLQLAVRRHEDTTPSALLRGIRLDRVHAELRDASPTTTTVRAVAEQWGFGHLGRFAASYSERFGELPSATLRG, encoded by the coding sequence ATGAGCACCGCTTCCGCGCCCGACGGGCGCCATCGCGAGTCGTCTCCCCTGCACGCGCTCCCCGCGCTCGACCCCGAGCGCGCCGGCGGCATCGGCCTGCCGGGCACCCCCCGGTCGGCGCCTGCCGCCCGAGCGCACGACGCCGACGCGACCGTCGACACCATCGCTCCCCACGAGGGCGGCGGGCGGCCGGACGAGCGGGACGCGGATCTCGCGGAGTGGGCCGCGGAGTCCCCGAGCCCCGCGCTCCGCCGCGGCCACATGGCCGGCACGGACATCGACGAGGCCGTCGCGCGCTACGGCGCGCTCTTCCCGGGCACCGAGTTCCGCGCCGCGAAGGGTCCGGGCGACTTCTCGTACCGCTACTCGTTCGTCGGCGACGAGAACGTGACGCTCCGCTCGTCGGTGTTCCCGGCCGAGCACTGGGGGCGCCTGCCCGTGCTGCCCGACTACGTCGTCGCCTGGTGGCGCGAGGGATCGGGCGCGGTCGACGTCGGCTCGCACGAGGTCCGCTCCAGCGGGACCCGCCCCTTCCTCCTGCCCTCCGGCCGGTCCTTCAGCTTCCGCTCGGAGCCGGCCGTGCAGAACCTCGTGCACATCGACGCGACCTTCCTCGAGGAGACCGCCGCGGAGCTGCACGAGGGCCGATCGCGCCCCCTCGTCTTCGACCACACCCGTCCGCCGTCGCCCGAGCAGACCACCGCCTGGCGCCACGCCGTCGGCGAGGCCAGCCCCGTGCTGCAGGACGCCACGTCGAGCCCGCTGCTGCGGATGCAGGCCGGCCTCCTCGTCGCGCGCGCCACCCTCGAGCTGTTCCCGTGGCACGACGTGCCGTTCAGCGCGGAGATGCGGGCACCGCGCATGAGCGCCGTCCGCGCCGCCATCGAGTACCTGCACCACCACGCCGACCGGCCCATCACGCCGGCGGACGCGGCCCGGGCCGCGGGGATCAGCACGCGCGTGCTCCAGCTCGCCGTGCGGCGCCACGAGGACACGACCCCGAGCGCGCTGCTCCGCGGGATCCGGCTCGACCGCGTGCACGCCGAGCTGCGCGACGCGTCGCCCACCACGACCACCGTGCGGGCGGTCGCCGAGCAGTGGGGCTTCGGCCACCTCGGCCGGTTCGCCGCGTCCTACTCGGAGCGCTTCGGCGAGCTGCCGAGCGCGACGCTGCGCGGCTGA
- a CDS encoding serine hydrolase, whose amino-acid sequence MPASPLRPTRPSRPRRRTRTAIALAIAAVTALTTACAASPADPATSAPVAEPVILPGSAVGQQAQWLLDTVNAEEPVPVQGTGERLAQVMLDAASAEDLAAVLEQVRAGRPWTATAHEEQGGQSVTTIASEAGGTFDMTVAVDDAGLIEGLFFGEPEGDREPATSWAELEEQAAALGGDVSLTVTRASGGELGERILEVLPDGVAATDARPIGSIVKLYVLGALVQAVEEGRIGWDDPLTVTDDVRSLPSGELQDAPTGTVVSVRDTAEKMIAISDNTATDMLIQAVGREAVEAALVDLGHSDPPRNVPLMTTRDLFRIGWQDDGALRARWADGDAAERRALLEALPGGVVDVPVTAVTDVVWTEGADWFATPDDIARAHLRLAELAATPAGEPVRGILGANPGLPEPARFDHVAFKGGSSVGTLALSYLVDRGDDTWTVVVQAAAREASGLERQSAYAGLAADAAALLAAGSRG is encoded by the coding sequence ATGCCTGCGTCCCCGCTCCGACCGACCCGTCCATCCCGCCCGCGCCGTCGCACGCGCACCGCGATCGCCCTCGCGATCGCCGCCGTGACCGCCCTGACGACCGCGTGCGCGGCGTCCCCCGCGGATCCCGCGACGTCGGCGCCCGTCGCCGAGCCCGTGATCCTGCCGGGTTCGGCCGTCGGCCAGCAGGCGCAGTGGCTGCTCGACACGGTCAACGCCGAGGAGCCGGTGCCCGTCCAGGGGACCGGCGAGCGCCTCGCGCAGGTGATGCTCGACGCGGCGTCGGCGGAGGACCTCGCGGCCGTGCTCGAGCAGGTGCGCGCCGGCCGCCCGTGGACGGCGACCGCGCACGAGGAGCAGGGCGGGCAGTCCGTCACCACCATCGCGAGCGAGGCGGGCGGCACCTTCGACATGACGGTCGCGGTCGACGACGCCGGGCTCATCGAGGGCCTGTTCTTCGGCGAGCCCGAGGGCGACCGCGAGCCCGCGACGAGCTGGGCGGAGCTGGAGGAGCAGGCCGCCGCGCTCGGCGGCGACGTGTCGCTCACGGTCACTCGCGCATCCGGCGGGGAGCTGGGCGAGCGGATCCTCGAGGTGCTGCCCGACGGCGTCGCCGCGACCGACGCGCGGCCCATCGGATCCATCGTGAAGCTCTACGTGCTCGGCGCGCTCGTGCAGGCGGTCGAGGAGGGCCGCATCGGCTGGGACGACCCGCTCACCGTGACCGACGACGTGCGCAGCCTCCCCTCCGGCGAGCTGCAGGACGCCCCGACCGGCACCGTCGTCAGCGTCCGCGACACCGCCGAGAAGATGATCGCCATCAGCGACAACACGGCCACCGACATGCTCATCCAGGCGGTCGGGCGGGAGGCCGTCGAGGCGGCGCTCGTGGACCTCGGCCACTCGGATCCGCCGCGGAACGTGCCGCTCATGACGACGCGCGACCTCTTCCGCATCGGCTGGCAGGACGACGGCGCGCTCCGCGCCCGGTGGGCGGACGGCGACGCGGCCGAGCGGCGCGCGCTCCTCGAGGCGCTGCCGGGCGGCGTCGTCGACGTACCGGTCACCGCGGTCACGGACGTCGTCTGGACCGAGGGCGCCGACTGGTTCGCGACCCCGGACGACATCGCCCGCGCGCACCTGCGCCTCGCCGAGCTGGCGGCGACGCCCGCCGGGGAGCCCGTGCGCGGGATCCTCGGAGCGAACCCGGGCCTGCCCGAGCCGGCGCGCTTCGACCACGTGGCGTTCAAGGGCGGCAGCTCGGTGGGCACGCTCGCGCTCTCCTACCTCGTCGATCGCGGGGACGACACGTGGACCGTGGTCGTGCAGGCCGCGGCGCGCGAGGCGTCGGGGCTCGAGAGGCAGTCGGCCTACGCGGGCCTCGCCGCCGACGCCGCGGCCCTGCTGGCGGCCGGATCCCGTGGTTGA